From Solibaculum mannosilyticum:
TGAAAATCCGGTACACTGGCCTCTTCCCGGTACAATGGGTCACTTAAAAGCATCGTTTGCACATCTTTGGAAATCTCATCCAATAGAGCGCGGTTTTGTACTGCTACCGTCACCCGCTCCTGCCGATCGTAGGCATTTGGCGCCATGGCAGCTGTTTGAAGCAAAACCTGCAATTGCTCTTCTGTAATCTGTTCCTTATCGTATTGACGCACACTCCTGCGTTTCAAAATACTCCGAATCACTTGGTTCATTTTTCTCTCCTTTTATTAAAGCTTCCGGCCGCGGCGTGACTTCGATTTCACACGGTCGCTTTTTTTCCGGTGAATGTTGATGGCGATGGATACAATAATATACAATACCACCAGCGACACAATTCCTATGATGACCGCCTTAAACCAGAAGGAATTGACAATATCGTCGATCATCTTCATGTAGTAGAGGGATTGGCTGCGGTTGACAGATTCCCCTGCCACAAGATCTACCTGTCCGATTTTTTCACCACTGAGCATAAGATCGGCTGTCCCAAGTACATCCCCCTTTTTCACCGGGGCGTCGACGCTCTCGGGTAAATTGGGCACCAGCAGGATACTGGAGCTTTCCACCGATGACGGTACCAAAGAGGACATCTCCTGGGAAGGATAAGCCAATACCGTATCCTTTTCCTCTCCCAAATTGACCTTTACATCCCCAGCCGGCTTGTCCACATCCACAAGGGTCTTTACCTGAAATGCCGGTAAGACCCATTCATAGATTTGTTTGGCCTCCTTAAAGTTGATGTAACCCTCTAATTTATTGCCGTTTTCATCCTCCGTAGGCGCTCCAAGCTGAATAAGAAGATAATTATAGCCGTCTTTGGAGGCGGTGGAAACCAAGCAGCGGCCGGCATCACCCGTATAGCCGGTCTTAATGCCTTTGACGTAACTATAATAGTATTCGCCGCCAACGCCTTTGTCCATCAACAGATTGGTGGTGATGAGGGTGCGTTCAGGGGTCAGATTGGTCGCCGGCATCGTATAACGGGCAGTGGAGCAGATCTCCATGAAATAAGGAAGATCCATAGCGTTTTTCACAATCTTATAAATATCCCGGGCGGTGCTGTACTGGTTGGGATCGTCCAGACCATGGGCATTCTCATAATGGGTATTGGTGCACCCCAGTTCCTCCATCCGCTTGTTCATCTGTTCCACAAACTCATCAATATGGCCGCCGCTGACAAAATCCGCCACGGCATTGGCCCCTTCACAGGCCGACTTAACCATCGTACAATACAAAAGCTCCCGGAGGGTAACCTCTTCCCCTTCCTTAAGATTCGCATTGGAATAGCCTGTCCCCAAATCGTCAAAGATCCGTTTGTTCAGGGTGGTCTGTTCGTCCAGGCGATCGGCGCACTGTTCCAATGCCAACATTGTGGTGGTAATTTTAGTCAGCGACGCCGGTGCCCGACGTTCATCGGCATTTTTCTCATAGACAATGGTA
This genomic window contains:
- a CDS encoding D-alanyl-D-alanine carboxypeptidase family protein, whose product is MKKKAFLLCALLIFTFFAIPISGSAAYEPPFEVQTESVLLVNLDTDTIVYEKNADERRAPASLTKITTTMLALEQCADRLDEQTTLNKRIFDDLGTGYSNANLKEGEEVTLRELLYCTMVKSACEGANAVADFVSGGHIDEFVEQMNKRMEELGCTNTHYENAHGLDDPNQYSTARDIYKIVKNAMDLPYFMEICSTARYTMPATNLTPERTLITTNLLMDKGVGGEYYYSYVKGIKTGYTGDAGRCLVSTASKDGYNYLLIQLGAPTEDENGNKLEGYINFKEAKQIYEWVLPAFQVKTLVDVDKPAGDVKVNLGEEKDTVLAYPSQEMSSLVPSSVESSSILLVPNLPESVDAPVKKGDVLGTADLMLSGEKIGQVDLVAGESVNRSQSLYYMKMIDDIVNSFWFKAVIIGIVSLVVLYIIVSIAINIHRKKSDRVKSKSRRGRKL